CGCCGAAGCCGAGGAGTTGCGCAGGCTTCCCGACGCGACGGTGACCGACCTCGTCGACTCCGGTTTCACCGAACTCCTGGTGCCCGCGCGGTACGGCGGCCGGCAGGCGGATTTCCCGCAGATCCTGGATCCCGTGCGCCGGATGGCCCACGGCTGCACGTCGAGCGCCTGGACCATCGGCTTCCTGGCCCTGCACAACTGGATGCTGTCGCTGTTCGGCGAGCAGGCCCAGGAGGAGGCGTTCGCGCGCAGACCGTTCCTGGCTCCGGCCCCGCTCGCGCCGACCGGACGCGGACTGCCGGTCGACGGCGGCATCCGCCTGACCGGCAGGTGGTCGTGGGCCACCGGCGTCATGCACGGGAACTGGATCATCGTCGCCGCGTTGTGCGGCGCCGACGATGCGCTCTACCCGGCACTGGCGCTGCTACCCATCGGCGATGTGGCCGTGGCCGACGTGTGGCACACCGACGGCATGCGGGCCACCGGCTCCAACGACGCCATCGCCACCGACGTGTTCGTGCCGGAGCACCGGCTGGTGAAGGTGATCGACATCTATTCCGGCACGGCTCCCGGTGCCGGATTGCATGACAGTTCCGCCTATCGGTGGCCGATGGTGCCCGCCTTGGCGCTGCTGGCGGCGATGCCCGCCCTGGGCAGCGCGGAGAGGGTCACCGAGATCTACGCGCAGCGCCTCGGCGAGCGGGTGCTGCCCTATGAAGGAGTCGTACAGAAGGACAAGCCGATCGCCCAGGCGCATCTGGCCGGCGCCCAGGTGCGGGTGCGCGGGTTGCGCGCCCTGCTGGCCGACACCGTGGGCGAGATCGAGGCCATCGCGGCGGCCGGCGACTCGGTGGCCAAACCGGTACGGGCGCAGGCCCGGCTGGCGGCC
Above is a window of Mycolicibacterium boenickei DNA encoding:
- a CDS encoding acyl-CoA dehydrogenase family protein, whose protein sequence is MTSPLTTDCCITDEFVARLAERAAEAEELRRLPDATVTDLVDSGFTELLVPARYGGRQADFPQILDPVRRMAHGCTSSAWTIGFLALHNWMLSLFGEQAQEEAFARRPFLAPAPLAPTGRGLPVDGGIRLTGRWSWATGVMHGNWIIVAALCGADDALYPALALLPIGDVAVADVWHTDGMRATGSNDAIATDVFVPEHRLVKVIDIYSGTAPGAGLHDSSAYRWPMVPALALLAAMPALGSAERVTEIYAQRLGERVLPYEGVVQKDKPIAQAHLAGAQVRVRGLRALLADTVGEIEAIAAAGDSVAKPVRAQARLAAAHIVSESKAVIADLLGAGGASIHFLSSPLQRFKRDVDVLSGHVVFDYDTSRELAGALALGMKIPRTSMI